The Curtobacterium sp. MCLR17_007 genome contains a region encoding:
- a CDS encoding restriction endonuclease produces the protein MAEELAREHMRAIGFSDARRTTGGADGGIDIRAGLAVAQVKHLSQPVGSPDVQRLRGAAHGVPHAVFYSSSGYSAAAIAVAETSQVALFRYATTGDVVAINEQARSLESGALSGSTSLLVEALEALQDAAERGREMIDRGSDVAMSVAQNGLDAEYVELADVGNTAALRFLEIDDEWRATMTERLTKPDLTLEEAQPLHERLENVCASAQRALTALALEMEGLVQAREQGATSLGVVSPHAGPTSPA, from the coding sequence ATGGCCGAGGAACTCGCTCGCGAACACATGCGAGCCATCGGCTTCTCTGACGCGCGCCGCACCACTGGTGGTGCTGACGGCGGTATAGACATCAGGGCAGGACTCGCTGTTGCGCAGGTCAAGCACCTCTCGCAACCAGTGGGGTCACCAGACGTACAAAGGCTCCGAGGGGCTGCTCACGGAGTGCCCCACGCGGTCTTCTATTCGAGCTCGGGTTACTCGGCGGCGGCCATCGCCGTCGCTGAGACCTCGCAGGTGGCGCTCTTTCGCTACGCCACGACTGGAGATGTTGTGGCCATCAACGAGCAGGCGCGGTCTCTCGAAAGCGGTGCCCTGTCAGGTTCGACGAGTCTGCTGGTCGAAGCACTGGAAGCGCTTCAAGACGCAGCGGAGCGCGGCCGAGAGATGATCGACCGTGGGTCCGACGTTGCCATGTCCGTGGCCCAAAACGGCCTCGACGCAGAGTACGTCGAACTGGCGGACGTCGGTAACACAGCCGCGCTCAGGTTCTTGGAAATCGACGACGAGTGGCGGGCCACGATGACAGAGCGGCTTACCAAGCCGGATCTCACTCTCGAGGAGGCTCAACCGCTGCACGAGCGCTTGGAAAACGTGTGCGCATCGGCGCAGCGAGCGCTGACGGCATTGGCACTAGAGATGGAAGGTCTCGTACAGGCACGAGAGCAGGGGGCCACGTCCCTCGGCGTCGTGTCGCCTCATGCTGGTCCAACTTCGCCGGCCTAA
- a CDS encoding ParA family protein, producing the protein MLDDMQTVMVYSESGGVSKTTTAVSIAMVAAERGKRTLLIDLDPRAASTKWLGVEPTGDGLHVGAILGNEEPEGWAEDLAVPAAWSSNLRVLPSSRNVSNREADRADHAELRLRTSLEGVQADLVVIDCPNRQGGPLTLAALNAADTVVYAATATNDGVDGVNGARKTVQQFRHSRERIGAPVALEEAGIVVGVVRETIMSRPAVASIDELRETGMLITPLVPDRAIVQEVRLTGEWYGNYRKGAPVLDAYSAIVDQVIR; encoded by the coding sequence ATGCTTGATGACATGCAAACAGTCATGGTGTACAGCGAGTCGGGCGGGGTGTCGAAGACGACGACCGCCGTATCCATCGCTATGGTCGCTGCCGAGCGAGGCAAGCGCACCCTGTTGATCGATCTGGACCCTCGAGCGGCGTCGACGAAGTGGCTAGGGGTAGAGCCGACGGGTGACGGCTTGCACGTGGGGGCGATCCTTGGCAATGAGGAGCCCGAGGGGTGGGCAGAAGACCTCGCCGTCCCTGCGGCTTGGTCGAGCAATCTCCGAGTGTTGCCCTCGTCTCGAAACGTGTCGAACCGCGAGGCCGACCGCGCGGATCACGCGGAGCTCCGGCTCCGCACGTCGCTCGAGGGTGTGCAAGCGGACCTCGTGGTGATCGACTGCCCCAATCGTCAGGGGGGACCACTCACCTTGGCGGCACTGAACGCAGCGGACACCGTTGTCTACGCTGCGACTGCAACGAACGACGGCGTCGACGGCGTGAACGGCGCGCGCAAGACCGTGCAGCAGTTCCGACACAGCAGGGAGCGCATCGGTGCGCCTGTGGCGCTCGAGGAAGCAGGCATCGTCGTTGGGGTCGTACGCGAGACGATCATGTCGCGTCCTGCTGTCGCCAGCATCGATGAGCTCCGCGAGACCGGCATGCTGATCACACCTCTCGTTCCTGACCGAGCGATCGTGCAGGAAGTGCGACTGACGGGGGAGTGGTACGGCAACTACAGGAAGGGTGCCCCGGTGCTGGATGCCTATAGCGCAATCGTCGATCAGGTGATCCGATGA
- a CDS encoding GIY-YIG nuclease family protein — MPTRFVQRFRQLLSDALANVDEASGKKLNKCIGVYAFYDYDGEPIYVGQTWEDFGTRVGRHLRGQRTDTLAYRILDPFEVAEMELYPAEEARSLPKAEKTAVIDALEYSVYLTAIERSKYRAILNEKIPPVSPRIKLPRSYRFPLVPDDMREDREHPDVRIARRAETLARVAAVAHERGEVSSGLRRVIVIQAVRLADLAAARLAYAEGRSRPSATAIDVQGLVGSVMAEFGDDDPQGDSADA, encoded by the coding sequence ATGCCGACCAGGTTCGTGCAGCGGTTCCGGCAGCTGCTCTCCGACGCACTGGCCAACGTCGACGAGGCCAGCGGCAAGAAGCTCAACAAGTGCATCGGCGTGTACGCGTTCTACGATTACGATGGCGAGCCGATCTACGTTGGTCAGACGTGGGAAGACTTCGGCACGAGAGTCGGCCGGCACCTCCGCGGCCAACGCACCGACACCCTCGCGTACCGCATCCTCGACCCGTTCGAGGTCGCGGAAATGGAGCTCTACCCCGCCGAGGAGGCCCGGTCTCTGCCGAAGGCGGAGAAGACAGCGGTGATCGATGCGCTGGAATACTCGGTGTACCTCACTGCGATCGAGAGGTCGAAGTACCGCGCGATCTTGAACGAGAAGATTCCGCCGGTCTCTCCGCGGATCAAGCTGCCGCGCTCGTACCGGTTCCCCCTTGTTCCAGACGACATGCGCGAGGACCGTGAGCACCCGGACGTGCGCATCGCCCGCCGCGCGGAGACGCTTGCGCGAGTCGCCGCGGTCGCGCACGAGCGTGGTGAGGTGTCATCCGGCCTACGGCGCGTGATTGTCATCCAAGCCGTCCGGCTCGCCGACCTCGCCGCCGCCCGCCTCGCATACGCGGAAGGCCGTTCCCGTCCGTCGGCAACAGCAATCGACGTGCAAGGGCTCGTCGGCAGCGTCATGGCTGAGTTTGGCGACGACGACCCCCAGGGTGATAGCGCCGACGCGTAG
- a CDS encoding carbohydrate kinase family protein, with translation MIDLLFAGDVYCDLVFAGVDAPAPGTEVYADAFTITPGGVANRAVAAARAGARTAILARLGDDLLGQHVRAFLDAESGLDTTLLRIEPDFQTAVTAAITGPHDRSFVTYEEPHVPLELPPAVDSVGATHVHISAELPEWVARLRAAGTTVVGGVGWDSTGLWSPDVLDRLGQIDVFVPNDVEAVRYTRTDSPLAAAKALAERVPLAVVTRGGDGVVAVDSANGEVVEVPTVPVAVADPTGAGDVFVASFMAADRHGWDLRTRLRFAAASAAFAVRGLGGAASAPRAHELAAFVTERGAGGDWGFLSDVIEPV, from the coding sequence ATGATTGACCTGCTGTTCGCCGGCGACGTCTATTGCGATCTCGTCTTCGCCGGCGTCGACGCTCCCGCCCCGGGCACGGAGGTGTACGCCGATGCGTTCACCATCACGCCGGGCGGCGTGGCGAACCGTGCGGTGGCGGCGGCGCGGGCCGGTGCCCGGACCGCGATCCTCGCGCGTCTCGGGGACGACCTGCTCGGGCAGCACGTCCGCGCCTTCCTGGACGCCGAGTCCGGTCTCGACACCACGCTCCTGCGGATCGAACCGGACTTCCAGACGGCGGTTACCGCGGCGATCACCGGGCCGCACGACCGCAGCTTCGTCACGTACGAGGAACCGCACGTCCCCCTGGAGCTGCCGCCCGCAGTCGACTCGGTGGGCGCGACCCACGTGCACATCAGCGCCGAGCTGCCCGAGTGGGTGGCGCGACTGCGCGCAGCGGGCACCACCGTCGTCGGAGGCGTCGGATGGGACTCGACCGGTCTGTGGTCTCCCGACGTCCTCGACCGACTCGGGCAGATCGACGTGTTCGTTCCGAACGACGTCGAGGCTGTGCGCTACACGCGGACTGATTCACCGCTCGCGGCCGCGAAGGCCTTGGCCGAGCGGGTCCCGTTGGCGGTCGTAACCCGCGGCGGGGACGGTGTCGTGGCGGTCGACTCCGCGAACGGCGAGGTCGTCGAGGTGCCGACCGTCCCCGTCGCCGTCGCCGACCCGACCGGAGCCGGCGACGTCTTCGTCGCGAGCTTCATGGCCGCCGACCGCCACGGCTGGGACCTCCGGACCCGCCTGCGGTTCGCCGCCGCGAGCGCGGCCTTCGCGGTGCGCGGGCTCGGCGGTGCCGCGAGCGCCCCCCGCGCCCACGAACTGGCTGCCTTCGTCACCGAGCGCGGGGCCGGGGGCGACTGGGGGTTCCTGTCCGACGTCATTGAACCGGTGTGA
- the dcm gene encoding DNA (cytosine-5-)-methyltransferase, which produces MGLESAGFRVAWANDYEPDKWDLYRGHFNDPEGGGHSFALGDVGAVDADQLPRDAKLAWGSSPCTDLSLAGSRGGLRAGESNAFWQYIRLLDELGDDRPEVAVLENVVGLATSHGGDDLAAAIRAFNDLGYSVDVLALDARRFIPQSRPRLFLVGAMNPPEDTAEPNSELRPDWLQAVYGDPTLRTHRAPLPAPPAPLLSGFGEYVETMPSNDERWWDAARTESFVASLSPVQRERIADMRRGQGVKYRTAYRRTRNGVAVWEVRPDDISGCLRTARGGSSKQAVVKLGNKRLQVRWMTPLEYARLMGAGDYNLSGARTNQALFAFGDAVAVPAVSWLAEHYLMPLVRGELAAQDMAPATAHRG; this is translated from the coding sequence ATGGGGTTGGAAAGCGCCGGCTTCCGTGTGGCGTGGGCGAACGACTACGAGCCGGACAAGTGGGACCTGTACCGCGGCCACTTCAACGACCCCGAGGGTGGCGGGCACAGCTTCGCCCTCGGTGACGTCGGCGCCGTCGATGCGGATCAGCTACCGAGAGACGCGAAGCTCGCCTGGGGCTCATCGCCATGCACAGACCTGTCACTCGCCGGCTCCCGAGGCGGCCTTCGTGCCGGGGAGTCCAACGCGTTCTGGCAGTACATCCGTCTCCTCGACGAGCTCGGCGATGACCGCCCCGAGGTTGCCGTGCTGGAAAATGTGGTCGGGCTGGCGACCTCGCACGGTGGCGACGACCTCGCCGCAGCCATCCGCGCGTTCAACGACCTCGGCTACTCGGTCGACGTGCTCGCGCTCGACGCACGACGCTTCATCCCACAGTCGCGGCCGCGACTGTTCCTCGTAGGTGCAATGAACCCACCAGAAGACACTGCCGAGCCCAACAGCGAACTCCGCCCCGACTGGTTGCAGGCCGTCTACGGCGACCCGACCCTGCGTACACATCGGGCACCGCTGCCGGCACCGCCGGCACCGCTGCTGTCCGGGTTCGGAGAATACGTCGAGACGATGCCCTCAAACGATGAGCGCTGGTGGGACGCCGCGCGAACGGAGTCGTTCGTGGCGTCACTGTCTCCGGTGCAGCGCGAACGGATCGCGGACATGCGCCGCGGACAAGGCGTGAAGTATCGGACGGCGTACCGCCGCACACGCAACGGCGTCGCTGTGTGGGAGGTCCGCCCTGATGACATCTCCGGTTGCCTCCGCACCGCCCGGGGCGGGTCCTCGAAGCAGGCCGTGGTCAAGCTCGGCAACAAGCGGCTTCAGGTGCGGTGGATGACCCCGCTCGAGTACGCACGCCTCATGGGCGCTGGGGACTACAACCTCTCTGGTGCCCGCACTAATCAGGCGTTGTTCGCGTTCGGTGACGCAGTTGCCGTGCCCGCGGTCTCCTGGCTCGCGGAGCACTACCTGATGCCACTCGTCCGCGGTGAACTCGCCGCTCAGGACATGGCTCCAGCGACGGCGCACCGTGGGTAG
- a CDS encoding DeoR/GlpR family DNA-binding transcription regulator gives MILRERQDRILRSLRAEGAASVRELADALSVSESTIRRDLELLDRNGELTRTYGGAVLRPGATVQEDGSDPVEAPFDDSGDLATKRRMADAAAAIVQDGQVVLLDIGTTTPLVAERLRGRGVTVITTNLAVFDVLRDDETVRLVLLGGVVRRNYRTLVGSLAEHALGQVSADVVFLSCTGVRANGHVVDNMAVEAPIKQAMIAAADRIVLLASAAKFPGTGALRLCSLTDVDALVTTTGAPDDPLALCRNAGGEVTIV, from the coding sequence GTGATCCTTCGAGAGCGCCAAGATCGCATCCTCCGTTCGCTCCGCGCCGAGGGTGCAGCGTCCGTCCGCGAGCTCGCCGACGCGCTCTCGGTCAGCGAGTCGACGATCCGCCGCGACCTCGAACTCCTGGACCGGAACGGCGAGCTCACCCGCACGTACGGGGGTGCCGTCCTCCGGCCGGGTGCGACGGTGCAGGAGGACGGGTCCGACCCTGTCGAGGCACCGTTCGACGACAGCGGCGACCTCGCGACGAAGCGACGCATGGCGGACGCCGCAGCGGCGATCGTGCAGGACGGCCAGGTCGTCCTCCTCGACATCGGCACCACGACACCACTGGTCGCCGAGCGCCTGCGGGGGCGGGGCGTCACGGTGATCACCACCAACCTCGCCGTCTTCGACGTGCTCCGAGACGACGAGACCGTCCGCCTGGTGCTCCTCGGCGGCGTCGTCCGCCGCAACTACCGGACGCTCGTCGGATCCCTCGCGGAGCACGCTCTCGGCCAGGTCAGCGCCGACGTCGTGTTCCTGTCCTGCACCGGGGTCCGCGCCAACGGCCACGTCGTCGACAACATGGCGGTCGAAGCGCCCATCAAGCAGGCGATGATCGCCGCGGCGGACCGCATCGTCCTGCTCGCGTCCGCCGCCAAGTTCCCCGGGACCGGAGCGCTCCGGCTCTGCTCCCTCACCGACGTCGACGCGCTGGTCACGACGACCGGCGCCCCTGACGACCCACTCGCACTGTGCCGGAACGCCGGCGGAGAGGTCACCATCGTATGA
- a CDS encoding 6-phospho-beta-glucosidase, whose protein sequence is MKLCILGGGGFRTPYVYQALLRDTGSPRVEEVALYDVDEMRLHAMVAILTELATDFPDAPKLVPTTDLHGAVEGSDFVFAALRVGGLEARRCDEHVALDLDVLGQETTGPGGLAYAIRTVPVMVEAAKVIRDLAPNAWVMNFTNPAGIITEAMQGVLGDRVLGICDTPSGLGRRVAGSLGLDHTRVQMDYVGLNHLGWMRRVMYDGRDVLPDLLADDDLLGAMEEGHVFGSDWIRSLGAIPNEYLFYYYSNRDAVRSIIESGKTRGDYLAESQHAFYERASTHGAGVASFWQQTVERRSASYMAEAKGGTQDEPVDPKERELDPSHQGYAGVALGVMAAISRNDRQTMILNVRNNGTIAALPRDAVVEVPTMVDANGVHPLTTEQPDLHQIGLMAQVKAVERHTIAAALTGSKDEALQAFALHPLVDSVSVARDLVRGYVDRIPEVAAVLTK, encoded by the coding sequence ATGAAGCTCTGCATCCTCGGAGGCGGCGGGTTCCGCACGCCCTACGTGTACCAGGCCCTGTTGCGCGACACCGGCTCCCCGCGGGTTGAGGAGGTCGCGCTCTATGACGTCGACGAGATGCGGCTGCACGCGATGGTCGCGATCCTCACCGAGCTGGCGACGGACTTCCCGGACGCGCCGAAGCTCGTACCGACGACCGACCTGCACGGCGCCGTCGAGGGGAGCGACTTCGTGTTCGCGGCCCTGCGCGTCGGCGGGCTCGAGGCACGGCGCTGCGACGAGCACGTCGCGCTCGACCTGGACGTCCTCGGGCAGGAGACCACGGGCCCGGGTGGTCTGGCGTACGCGATCCGCACCGTTCCGGTGATGGTGGAGGCGGCGAAGGTCATCCGGGACCTCGCTCCGAACGCGTGGGTGATGAACTTCACCAACCCAGCCGGCATCATCACCGAGGCGATGCAGGGCGTGCTCGGCGACCGGGTGCTCGGCATCTGCGACACCCCGTCCGGCCTCGGGCGCCGCGTCGCGGGGTCCCTCGGGCTCGACCACACCCGGGTGCAGATGGACTACGTGGGCCTGAACCACCTCGGCTGGATGCGTCGGGTGATGTACGACGGGCGCGACGTCCTCCCCGACCTGCTCGCCGACGACGACCTGCTCGGTGCGATGGAGGAGGGACACGTCTTCGGCAGCGACTGGATCCGCTCCCTCGGCGCCATCCCGAACGAGTACCTCTTCTACTACTACTCGAACCGCGACGCCGTCCGGTCGATCATCGAGTCCGGCAAGACCCGCGGCGACTACCTGGCCGAGTCGCAGCATGCGTTCTATGAGCGCGCCAGCACCCACGGAGCGGGGGTCGCGTCGTTCTGGCAGCAGACCGTCGAACGTCGCAGTGCGTCGTACATGGCCGAAGCGAAGGGCGGCACGCAGGACGAACCCGTCGACCCGAAGGAACGCGAGCTCGACCCGTCACACCAGGGGTACGCGGGCGTCGCCCTGGGTGTGATGGCCGCGATCAGCAGGAACGACCGCCAGACGATGATCCTGAACGTCCGGAACAACGGCACCATCGCGGCCCTGCCCCGTGACGCCGTCGTCGAGGTGCCGACGATGGTCGACGCGAACGGCGTGCACCCGCTGACGACCGAGCAGCCGGACCTGCACCAGATCGGGCTAATGGCGCAGGTGAAGGCGGTCGAACGGCACACCATCGCCGCCGCCCTGACCGGGTCGAAGGACGAGGCGCTGCAGGCGTTCGCGCTGCACCCGCTGGTCGACAGCGTGTCCGTCGCGCGGGACCTCGTGCGCGGCTACGTCGACCGGATCCCCGAGGTCGCCGCGGTGCTGACGAAGTGA
- a CDS encoding recombinase family protein, with amino-acid sequence MESGWTLGYARVSTDGQDLTAQTDALLALGVPAERVFTDKGMTGTKRDRPGLKSALAACRPGDTLVVTKLDRLARSLRDATDIAEELTRRGVKLNLGGSIYDPTDPVGRLLFNVLGMVAEFESDLIRARTREGMATAKVRGKLKGRKPKLSPAQERHLVALHRAGDHSIAELVELFGIGRATVYRALDRAPVADAPDLTLPRVDA; translated from the coding sequence ATGGAATCCGGATGGACCCTCGGCTACGCCCGAGTCTCGACCGACGGCCAGGACCTCACGGCGCAGACCGATGCTCTCCTAGCGCTCGGCGTGCCGGCGGAACGGGTGTTTACCGACAAGGGCATGACCGGCACCAAGCGCGACCGACCGGGGCTCAAGTCGGCGCTGGCAGCCTGCCGGCCGGGAGACACCCTCGTCGTCACGAAGCTCGACCGGCTCGCGCGATCCCTCCGCGACGCGACAGACATCGCGGAAGAGCTAACGCGCCGCGGCGTGAAGCTGAACCTCGGCGGATCCATCTACGACCCCACCGACCCCGTCGGTCGACTGCTGTTCAACGTGCTTGGGATGGTCGCTGAGTTCGAGTCCGATCTCATCCGGGCCCGCACCCGGGAAGGCATGGCCACAGCGAAGGTCCGCGGGAAGCTCAAGGGGCGCAAGCCCAAGCTCTCCCCCGCGCAGGAGCGTCACCTCGTCGCGCTACACCGCGCCGGCGACCACTCAATCGCCGAGCTCGTCGAACTATTCGGAATCGGACGCGCGACGGTGTACCGGGCGCTCGACCGAGCCCCGGTCGCCGACGCTCCCGACCTCACGCTCCCCCGCGTCGACGCCTAG
- a CDS encoding recombinase family protein, which produces MVKLIGYARVSTRQQDTDRQEQDLLAAGVRRDDLYVDHGVSGARASRPAFDRALDALHDGDTLVVTTLDRLGRSTIDMLSFAAQLRDRNAGLRVLNLGGGDVDTATPMGSMVFSVMAALAQMELEIKRERVRDSVTKRRTAGKDLGGRRAVFTDSQVRAAIRLLDAGEPASQVARDLGMSRATLYRRIRLLQAGDTKRS; this is translated from the coding sequence GTGGTGAAGCTGATCGGGTACGCGCGCGTGTCGACCCGGCAGCAGGACACTGACCGGCAAGAACAGGATCTGCTCGCCGCGGGCGTTCGCCGGGATGACCTGTACGTGGACCACGGTGTGTCCGGGGCTCGTGCGTCGCGCCCGGCGTTCGACCGGGCGCTCGACGCACTGCACGACGGTGACACATTGGTGGTCACCACACTCGACCGGCTGGGCAGGTCCACGATCGACATGCTCAGCTTCGCCGCGCAGCTTCGCGACCGGAACGCGGGGCTTCGCGTGCTGAACCTCGGTGGCGGCGACGTGGACACGGCAACGCCGATGGGGTCGATGGTGTTCTCCGTCATGGCGGCGCTCGCACAGATGGAACTCGAGATCAAGCGCGAACGGGTCCGCGACTCGGTCACCAAACGCCGCACCGCCGGGAAGGACCTCGGTGGCCGACGCGCAGTGTTCACCGACAGTCAGGTCCGTGCCGCTATCCGGCTCCTCGACGCCGGCGAGCCAGCGTCCCAGGTCGCCCGCGACCTCGGGATGTCCCGAGCGACCCTGTACCGCCGCATCAGGTTGCTTCAAGCAGGCGACACGAAGCGAAGCTAG
- a CDS encoding glucosamine-6-phosphate deaminase — protein sequence MSATVHVAETAEAAGAVAAEFVANRLAAPGSGRVLGVATGSSPQPLYRALSAAGIDLAGVTAFALDEYVGLPPEHPESYESVVRRDVTEPLGLDPARVHVPDGVRSDPDAGAVEYDRAIRAAGGIDVQVLGIGANGHIGFNEPGSESGSRTRVVALAESTRRANARFFASVADVPTNAVTQGIGTVLEARSIVLVATGADKAEAVRAALEGPVTRTCPASFLQRAADVLFCLDREAAGRLSRFGAASI from the coding sequence GTGAGCGCCACCGTCCATGTGGCCGAGACGGCGGAGGCCGCGGGCGCGGTCGCCGCGGAATTCGTCGCGAACCGGCTCGCCGCCCCCGGCAGCGGTCGAGTGCTCGGCGTCGCCACCGGATCGAGTCCGCAGCCCCTCTACCGGGCGCTCAGCGCTGCCGGGATCGACCTCGCCGGGGTCACTGCGTTTGCCTTGGACGAGTACGTCGGGCTGCCCCCGGAACACCCGGAGAGCTACGAATCCGTCGTCCGGCGGGACGTCACCGAACCACTCGGCCTGGATCCGGCGCGTGTGCACGTGCCGGATGGTGTCCGTTCCGATCCCGACGCAGGAGCCGTCGAGTACGACCGGGCGATCCGGGCGGCTGGCGGCATCGACGTCCAGGTGCTCGGCATCGGTGCGAACGGGCACATCGGGTTCAACGAGCCCGGCTCCGAGTCCGGCAGTCGGACGCGGGTCGTCGCCCTGGCCGAGTCCACGCGTCGTGCCAACGCACGGTTCTTCGCCTCCGTCGCGGACGTGCCGACCAACGCGGTCACACAGGGCATCGGGACGGTACTGGAGGCGCGATCGATCGTGCTCGTCGCCACCGGTGCGGACAAGGCCGAGGCAGTCCGAGCGGCTCTCGAGGGACCCGTCACGCGAACGTGTCCGGCGTCCTTCCTCCAACGGGCCGCTGATGTCCTGTTCTGCCTCGACCGCGAGGCCGCCGGTCGACTGTCCAGGTTCGGTGCGGCCTCGATATGA
- a CDS encoding geranylgeranyl reductase family protein — translation MQDTDANQVWDVVVVGAGPAGATAARYAALGGARVLLLDKATFPRYKTCGGGIIGQSRHRMNEHALATIEADVPEVGFSHRMGRVTRVRTGAPFVAMVDRERFDQANVDAAKEAGAEFRDGANVRSLTDEDGHTRLTLSDGDDLLARVVIGADGSGGRVGRHVGVRIERADLGLEVEVPRRPEDATTGVLLDWGPRPGTYAWVFPKEKTLTVGVIERKGYGEQTRSYLDAWIKRLDLHPTEQDRSSGHLTQWRASDSPLRRGTVVLAGETAGLLEPWTREGISFALRSGEWAGIAAAAHTNGDAAALDRYEAQVQAELVPEITVGEKLLRIFTRFPGAFHFLISKTPMGRSYFVRFCRGETTLVRAFRRRWVQIVAGWLQ, via the coding sequence ATGCAGGACACAGACGCCAATCAGGTATGGGACGTCGTGGTCGTTGGAGCGGGCCCCGCTGGAGCCACCGCTGCACGCTACGCCGCTCTCGGTGGTGCGCGCGTGCTCCTGCTCGATAAGGCGACCTTCCCGCGGTACAAGACCTGCGGCGGCGGCATCATCGGCCAGTCGCGACACCGCATGAACGAGCACGCCCTCGCCACGATCGAGGCGGACGTACCCGAGGTCGGCTTCTCGCACCGCATGGGCCGCGTGACCCGCGTCCGTACTGGCGCACCGTTCGTTGCGATGGTCGACCGCGAGCGGTTCGACCAGGCGAACGTCGACGCCGCGAAGGAAGCCGGCGCCGAGTTCCGCGACGGAGCCAACGTGCGCTCCCTCACGGACGAGGACGGCCACACACGGCTCACGTTGAGCGACGGTGACGATCTCCTGGCGCGCGTCGTGATCGGCGCCGACGGCTCCGGCGGCCGCGTCGGTCGCCACGTCGGCGTCCGCATCGAGCGCGCAGACCTCGGCCTTGAGGTCGAGGTCCCCCGCCGCCCCGAAGACGCCACCACCGGCGTGCTCCTTGACTGGGGTCCTCGCCCCGGCACCTACGCATGGGTGTTTCCCAAGGAGAAGACCCTCACCGTCGGCGTCATCGAGCGCAAGGGCTACGGCGAGCAGACCCGCTCCTACCTGGACGCGTGGATCAAGCGGCTCGACCTGCACCCCACCGAGCAGGACCGCAGCAGCGGCCACCTGACCCAGTGGCGCGCGTCCGACTCCCCGCTCCGACGAGGCACCGTCGTCCTCGCCGGCGAAACCGCCGGGCTCCTCGAGCCGTGGACGCGCGAAGGAATCTCCTTCGCGCTCCGCTCCGGCGAGTGGGCAGGGATCGCGGCCGCCGCGCACACCAACGGCGACGCCGCAGCGCTCGACCGGTACGAGGCCCAGGTTCAGGCAGAGCTCGTGCCCGAGATCACCGTCGGCGAGAAGCTGCTGCGCATCTTCACCCGCTTCCCCGGCGCCTTCCACTTCCTGATCTCCAAGACCCCGATGGGCCGGAGCTACTTCGTCCGGTTCTGCCGCGGCGAGACCACGCTCGTCCGCGCGTTCCGTCGCCGGTGGGTGCAGATTGTCGCAGGGTGGCTCCAGTGA